One stretch of Candidatus Baltobacteraceae bacterium DNA includes these proteins:
- a CDS encoding protease pro-enzyme activation domain-containing protein produces the protein MKLRYGLSLLAAILAACSGGGGSPSTSMVPSARAVGGTSPITPASSSTFSYSTQALQGARLIATASNLASISADLVPQMQNATGLMNYAKAVSDPKSADYRHFLTPQQIGDRYGASETTYDAAIKYFQSQGISVAVWPQRLLLHVTGPQAKMQSALHTTFGWYSNGKQTFLAPESTPAPPASIGIVGATNIVMVTNDFTDHVDVSNAAANGAGNGVIYGYSPQQIASAFDYQGAYAAGYTGTGITTGVIGTGPFSPADVPAYKQMLNVGGSGTVTVVSATDANAPGNTALGFATPPPVTLPSGFCVPPYSSEYPNPPSCNPEDTETQLDTEQLASLAPGANLRYYLAYNPADGCGVIGVDCPAGTGQAQQGLAEADAEINTAIADDTEDVLSLSFGGPETLNVGGEFNASGEGVEPLEFAALASEGIAVFVSSGDSGAEGCAPYVGVAPNPDALCVSYPATDPNVVAVGGVNTPMNTAGQLLGPITGWGTRSGGADGSGGGVSAYFPLSTPQTGAAGITGTMRNVPDIALDGDALTGVTVLMYGGSQFAGDEQILPIGGTSVAAPEAAAMWALVLQACKQTSSCATATGPYPYRLGNPAAYFYKIYANSSEYASTIYDVVYGSNALSCTAGAGCPSASPTYPGYIAGPGYDLVSGVGVPYARALIKAVVGV, from the coding sequence GTGAAGTTACGCTACGGATTATCGCTCCTAGCCGCGATCCTCGCGGCATGTTCCGGCGGCGGCGGTTCGCCCAGTACGTCAATGGTCCCGTCCGCGCGGGCAGTAGGCGGAACCTCGCCAATCACGCCGGCGTCGTCATCCACGTTTAGTTACTCGACGCAGGCGCTGCAAGGCGCAAGACTCATCGCAACGGCGAGTAACCTCGCATCGATCAGCGCCGACCTCGTGCCGCAAATGCAAAATGCGACCGGGCTGATGAACTACGCGAAGGCGGTCAGCGACCCGAAGAGCGCAGATTACCGGCATTTCCTCACGCCGCAACAGATCGGCGATCGATACGGCGCTTCGGAGACGACCTACGACGCGGCAATCAAGTACTTCCAATCGCAGGGCATTTCCGTCGCGGTGTGGCCGCAAAGGTTGCTGCTGCACGTGACGGGCCCGCAGGCGAAGATGCAGAGCGCGTTGCACACGACCTTCGGCTGGTATAGCAACGGCAAGCAGACCTTCCTTGCGCCGGAGAGCACACCGGCGCCGCCGGCCTCCATCGGGATCGTCGGAGCCACCAACATCGTCATGGTGACGAACGACTTCACGGATCATGTGGACGTGTCGAATGCCGCTGCAAACGGCGCCGGCAACGGCGTTATCTACGGCTACTCACCGCAACAAATCGCCTCCGCATTCGATTATCAGGGCGCCTACGCGGCGGGATACACGGGCACCGGCATCACGACGGGTGTGATCGGCACCGGCCCCTTCTCCCCCGCAGACGTCCCAGCGTATAAGCAAATGTTGAACGTCGGCGGCTCCGGGACGGTAACCGTCGTCTCGGCCACCGACGCGAACGCGCCTGGAAATACGGCGCTTGGATTTGCGACGCCGCCGCCGGTGACGCTTCCCAGCGGATTTTGCGTACCGCCCTACTCGTCGGAATATCCGAATCCGCCGAGCTGCAATCCCGAAGATACGGAAACGCAGCTCGACACCGAGCAGCTTGCAAGTCTCGCGCCGGGCGCGAATCTCCGCTATTATCTCGCGTACAATCCGGCTGACGGATGCGGGGTCATCGGTGTCGACTGCCCGGCAGGCACGGGACAAGCGCAGCAGGGCCTGGCCGAAGCCGATGCCGAGATCAATACCGCGATCGCGGATGACACCGAAGACGTGCTCTCGCTGAGCTTTGGCGGACCGGAAACGCTCAACGTCGGCGGCGAGTTCAACGCCTCGGGCGAGGGGGTTGAACCGCTCGAGTTCGCCGCGCTCGCAAGTGAGGGCATCGCCGTCTTCGTTTCATCGGGTGACTCGGGCGCAGAAGGGTGCGCGCCGTACGTGGGCGTCGCACCGAATCCGGACGCACTCTGCGTTTCCTATCCGGCCACCGATCCGAACGTGGTGGCCGTCGGCGGCGTGAATACGCCGATGAACACCGCGGGACAGCTACTCGGACCGATCACCGGCTGGGGAACGCGCTCGGGCGGCGCTGACGGATCCGGCGGCGGCGTTTCCGCGTATTTCCCGCTTTCGACTCCGCAAACCGGCGCAGCGGGCATTACCGGAACGATGCGCAACGTTCCCGATATCGCACTCGACGGCGATGCGCTCACCGGCGTCACGGTACTGATGTACGGAGGGAGTCAATTTGCCGGTGACGAGCAGATCTTACCCATCGGCGGCACCAGCGTCGCAGCTCCGGAAGCCGCAGCGATGTGGGCGTTGGTATTGCAAGCCTGCAAACAGACCTCGAGCTGCGCAACGGCAACCGGGCCCTATCCGTATCGTCTCGGCAACCCGGCCGCGTATTTCTACAAAATCTACGCGAACTCGTCGGAATACGCATCGACGATCTACGACGTCGTCTACGGCAGCAACGCATTGAGTTGTACGGCCGGCGCAGGTTGTCCAAGTGCGTCTCCGACCTACCCGGGCTATATCGCCGGCCCGGGATACGATCTTGTCTCAGGCGTCGGCGTGCCGTATGCACGCGCACTCATCAAGGCGGTGGTAGGAGTATGA
- a CDS encoding zinc-binding dehydrogenase → MQQLDGSVFAADDRLATFCGASAARRRPGETVFISGAAGGVGLAAVDLARHLGARVVAGVGSEEKVGIVREYGADEVIDYVHEDLRERIKAVTGGKGVDVVFDVLGGDVFTTMTRLMNWGGRMLPVGFASGDIPSVPMNLLLLKGYSIVGVFWGAWSERYREASIAADEQIFAWIAQGKLKPHVGAVFPLEQFKKAMESVLDRTAQGRVVLKVGDSE, encoded by the coding sequence GTGCAGCAACTGGACGGGAGCGTATTCGCCGCAGATGATCGCCTCGCAACTTTCTGCGGCGCATCTGCCGCCCGTCGTCGACCCGGCGAAACCGTCTTTATATCCGGCGCCGCGGGCGGCGTCGGACTTGCAGCCGTCGACTTAGCGCGACATCTCGGGGCCCGGGTCGTCGCCGGCGTTGGTTCCGAAGAAAAGGTCGGGATCGTCCGGGAATACGGGGCGGACGAAGTGATCGACTACGTTCACGAAGATTTGCGCGAACGAATCAAGGCGGTGACCGGCGGTAAAGGCGTGGACGTCGTCTTCGACGTTCTTGGCGGCGACGTGTTCACCACCATGACGCGACTCATGAACTGGGGCGGGCGGATGCTGCCGGTCGGCTTTGCGAGTGGGGACATCCCATCGGTCCCAATGAACCTATTGCTGCTGAAGGGTTATTCGATCGTCGGCGTTTTTTGGGGCGCCTGGTCCGAGCGCTATCGCGAAGCGAGCATTGCGGCCGACGAACAGATTTTCGCATGGATCGCACAAGGCAAACTCAAGCCGCACGTGGGAGCTGTTTTTCCCTTGGAGCAATTCAAGAAAGCGATGGAAAGCGTGCTCGACCGGACGGCACAAGGGCGTGTCGTGCTCAAAGTCGGCGATTCCGAGTGA
- a CDS encoding helix-turn-helix domain-containing protein: protein MPKRSESDGLRLFGAPARSRALLAIALLEQTYLRELSRIAGVSFQSIVRIVDDLQEQGVVSTLMRGPQRIVTLNPSFFAYREVRDLLLRLAPTEPRMVKTIEDLRRRPRRRTKEV from the coding sequence ATGCCAAAACGCAGCGAAAGCGATGGGCTCCGCCTCTTTGGGGCTCCGGCGCGCAGCCGGGCGCTTCTTGCGATCGCGCTGCTCGAGCAGACGTACCTGCGCGAGCTCTCGCGCATCGCGGGTGTGTCATTTCAGAGCATCGTGCGCATTGTCGACGATCTTCAAGAGCAGGGAGTTGTCTCGACACTAATGCGCGGGCCGCAACGAATCGTTACGCTCAATCCGTCGTTCTTTGCGTACCGTGAAGTTCGCGACTTGCTACTGCGCCTCGCGCCGACAGAGCCACGGATGGTGAAGACGATTGAAGATCTTCGTCGGCGGCCACGGCGTCGCACGAAAGAAGTGTAG